A single region of the Gemmatimonadota bacterium genome encodes:
- a CDS encoding adenylate/guanylate cyclase domain-containing protein, with protein MGLGDDLNSEVRKILQETWSKRTGQVIPEADDLKLGNDAVILDGTVLYADLDDSTRLVDTKKPFFAAEIYKCYLVCAARIIRSEGGEITSYDGDRVMAVFIGNSKNSSAARTALKINYAVKNIVNPAIKKQYPKTNYSVKHVVGIDTSELFVARTGIRGANDLVWVGRAANYAAKLSARSGPPTQITSDVYDMLHKNSKFGQNGKNMWTSTTAPEIGNKRIYTSTWWWSV; from the coding sequence ATGGGACTTGGTGACGACCTCAATTCAGAAGTGAGAAAGATCCTCCAAGAGACCTGGAGCAAACGCACTGGCCAGGTTATTCCAGAAGCAGATGACCTGAAACTCGGTAATGATGCGGTTATTCTAGATGGCACGGTACTATATGCAGATCTTGACGATTCTACCAGGTTGGTAGACACGAAGAAGCCGTTCTTCGCGGCAGAGATTTACAAATGCTACTTGGTATGCGCTGCCAGGATTATCCGCTCAGAGGGTGGAGAAATCACATCCTACGACGGTGATCGCGTAATGGCGGTCTTTATCGGTAATTCAAAGAATAGTAGTGCTGCACGCACAGCTCTCAAAATCAACTATGCCGTGAAAAACATCGTCAATCCTGCAATAAAAAAACAATATCCCAAGACTAACTATTCGGTTAAACATGTAGTAGGAATCGACACCAGCGAACTCTTTGTGGCACGAACGGGTATCCGGGGAGCTAATGACCTCGTGTGGGTTGGCCGAGCGGCCAACTATGCTGCCAAATTATCTGCGCGGTCTGGGCCACCTACACAGATAACCAGTGACGTATACGACATGCTTCATAAGAACTCAAAGTTCGGCCAGAATGGAAAGAACATGTGGACTTCAACAACAGCTCCAGAAATCGGGAATAAGAGGATATATACTTCAACCTGGTGGTGGAGTGTGTAG
- a CDS encoding type II toxin-antitoxin system HicB family antitoxin: MKNEFKAIIEWDDGWYIAYCDEIPGANGQGRTVDEALDNLDKAITLVLEDRRK; the protein is encoded by the coding sequence ATGAAAAACGAGTTTAAGGCGATTATCGAGTGGGACGACGGTTGGTACATCGCATATTGTGATGAAATACCCGGAGCAAACGGTCAGGGTCGGACCGTAGATGAGGCCCTCGATAATCTGGACAAAGCTATCACGCTAGTGCTGGAAGATCGCCGGAAGTAG